A single genomic interval of Gopherus evgoodei ecotype Sinaloan lineage chromosome 11, rGopEvg1_v1.p, whole genome shotgun sequence harbors:
- the FZD7 gene encoding frizzled-7, translating to MWAAAAASLGLAALLGALVGVPAGSAAQQYHGEKGISVPDHGFCQPISIPLCTDIAYNQTILPNLLGHTNQEDAGLEVHQFYPLVKVQCSAELKFFLCSMYAPVCTVLEQAIPPCRSLCERARQGCEALMNKFGFQWPERLRCENFPVHGAGEICVGQNTSEAPSRAGTGAGGPTAYPTPYLPGLLTPPPPHAGFGFSCPRQLQVPPYLGYRFLGERDCGAPCEPGRPHGLMYFKEAEVRFARLWVGVWSVLCCASTLFTVMTYLVDMGRFSYPERPIIFLSGCYFMVAVAHVAGFLLEERAVCVERFSEEGYRTVAQGTKKEGCTILFMILYFFGMASSIWWVILSLTWFLAAGMKWGHEAIEANSQYFHLAAWAVPAVKTITILAMGQVDGDVLSGVCYVGLSSVDSLRGFVLAPLFIYLFIGTSFLLAGFVSLFRIRTIMKHDGSKTEKLEKLMVRIGVFSVLYTVPATIVLACYFYEQAFRETWEKTWLLQTCKSYAVPCPGHFAPMSPDFTVFMIKYLMTMIVGITTGFWIWSGKTLQSWRRFYHRLSSGSKGETAV from the coding sequence ATGTGGGCTGCAGCGGCTGCCTCTCTGGGTCTGGCCGCCCTCCTGGGCGCCCTGGTCGGGGTGCCTGCGGGCTCGGCGGCCCAGCAGTACCACGGGGAGAAGGGCATCTCGGTGCCGGACCACGGCTTCTGCCAGCCCATCTCCATCCCGCTGTGCACCGACATCGCCTACAACCAAACTATCCTGCCCAACCTGCTGGGCCACACCAACCAGGAGGACGCCGGGCTGGAGGTGCACCAGTTCTACCCGCTGGTCAAGGTGCAGTGCTCGGCCGAGCTCAAGTTCTTCCTGTGCTCCATGTACGCGCCGGTGTGCACGGTGCTGGAGCAGGCCATCCCGCCCTGTCGCTCCCTGTGCGAGCGGGCCCGCCAGGGCTGCGAGGCGCTCATGAACAAGTTCGGCTTCCAGTGGCCAGAGCGCCTGCGCTGCGAGAACTTCCCTGTGCACGGCGCGGGCGAGATCTGCGTGGGACAGAACACCTCGGAGGCCCCCAGCCGAGCAGGGACAGGGGCCGGCGGTCCCACCGCCTACCCGACCCCTTACCTGCCCGGCCTCCTCACCCCGCCGCCGCCCCACGCCGGCTTCGGCTTCTCCTGCCCCCGGCAGCTCCAGGTGCCACCTTACCTGGGCTACCGCTTCCTGGGGGAGCGGGATTGCGGAGCGCCCTGCGAGCCTGGCCGCCCCCACGGGCTGATGTACTTCAAGGAGGCGGAGGTGCGTTTCGCCCGGCTGTGGGTGGGCGTCTGGTCGGTGCTGTGCTGCGCCTCCACCCTGTTCACCGTGATGACCTACTTGGTGGACATGGGGCGCTTCAGCTACCCGGAGCGGCCCATCATCTTCCTCTCGGGCTGCTACTTCATGGTAGCCGTGGCCCACGTGGCCGGCTTCCTGCTGGAGGAGCGGGCGGTGTGCGTGGAGCGCTTTTCGGAGGAGGGCTACCGCACCGTGGCGCAGGGCACCAAGAAGGAAGGCTGCACCATCCTCTTCATGATCCTCTACTTCTTCGGCATGGCCAGCTCCATCTGGTGGgtgatcctgtccctcacctggTTCCTGGCCGCCGGCATGAAGTGGGGCCACGAGGCTATCGAGGCTAACTCGCAGTACTTCCACCTGGCCGCCTGGGCCGTGCCGGCCGTCAAGaccatcaccatcctggccaTGGGGCAGGTGGACGGGGACGTGCTGAGCGGGGTCTGCTACGTGGGCCTCTCCAGCGTGGACTCGCTGCGGGGCTTCGTGCTGGCCCCGCTCTTCATCTACCTCTTCATTGGCACCTCCTTCCTGCTGGCCGGCTTCGTCTCCCTCTTCCGCATCCGCACCATCATGAAGCACGACGGCAGCAAGACGGAGAAGCTGgagaagttgatggtgaggatcGGGGTCTTCAGCGTGCTGTACACCGTGCCCGCCACCATCGTCCTGGCCTGCTACTTCTACGAGCAGGCATTCCGCGAGACCTGGGAAAAGACTTGGCTGCTGCAGACCTGCAAGAGCTACGCCGTGCCCTGCCCCGGCCACTTCGCCCCCATGAGCCCGGATTTCACCGTCTTCATGATCAAGTATCTCATGACTATGATCGTAGGCATCACCACCGGCTTCTGGATCTGGTCCGGCAAAACCCTTCAGTCCTGGCGGCGCTTCTACCATAGACTCAGCAGTGGCAGCAAAGGGGAGACAGCGGTATGA